ACTacagggagcctaagccacgctCATCTACTGGGTCCACTACTGTCAAAAGCATGATGAGCCAATAAAAGCTGTTTTCTGATCCCGTTTAATATGTGCTATGGCTTTAACAAAtgctgtctgtgaattttaaagacacattctgatggcaagaaagtgcttatttttaaaaaatggctaaagttattttagattttgtgcGAAAAAATGTATAAGACTACAAATGTTTGTCTCACAAAATTGATGTCGTCAAACCAGACATGATGAAGAAAACGACTGAGTTTAGCGAGCTTTGGATCTTTCTTCCAGGACAAAAAAAAGCATTAAACGTGTAGAAaagcaccataaatctggccatgtggtaagtagccgcTACGCTGGGGGAGAGGAGATACTGTGGTGATGTCGTATATGCGACGTCTGATTTGTGGCCACTTTAATTATCAATTTTTACAAGGTAATAAATCTCAAAATACGTGACAGACATAATCTAAACTCGTTACTATTTAGAATTTAAGctaaagtacaacatatgtgagaCTCGGGGTTAAAGGCAAagtagattagaaaatagcttttgcaGCGCCGTTGACGGGGAGgagacatatgggccattcccatctgtacccggTCGgcacgggccgggtagccccagtcggccccagcctggcccggttgattccacacatccttgtcttaagcccatgtgggctgattctacccaccaatcagaggcttgctctaatggaaggtgtgaatgggctgattctacccaccaatcagaggcttgctctaatggaaggtgtgaatgggctgattctacccaccaatcagaggcttgctctaatggaaggtgtgaatttgctgtcagcagtgggtgtgttggccctggtcggcctgaagcagacctcctcgggaagagggccgagaatgagccttggttggcccgggaaaattccaggccacccagatatgtaaacaacctacgctacccggcccgggccgacccggtacaggtgggaatggggctatagGCTCCCTGTTACAACCAGTACTGATTTGTAGAGATGCAAGAAAATTTCTATACACTGAAATATTGCTGATATTTAAAAGAAGGTGTATCAAATTTTTATAGAGCATTTTAACATAATCTTCCACTGTGCTTccctttgtgtggtgcaattctacctccaactgctaggtggcagcagattttACCGCCTTCAGTCTGACTTCACGAGATCTCGTGATAACACTGGAAGCCTCTGGTCTTCAGGCTGTTTTGTATCATAACATATCATATGGTCGCTGCTGTACTGTGATACATAACCCACCGCTACTGATCTGATCATGTCTAGACTTGTGGACAGAAGCCTGTCCTACCACAGGATCAGCACTTCACGTCGCGGTGGCGGCCCAGTGTGACCCTGGCTTTAGCGGCTTGAGGAAGAAAACTTCAGATGCTGTTGGAAATTACAATTAACCTGTCACCTGAGTCTGTCACCATGGTGACCAATGCTGTAAACCTGCTCGCAGTTCAGTCCACACATTTTAACAAGCTGttctattcattcattcattcattatttatttaaaggAGGACAATGCATACTTATGAACAGTAAATATGCCAGATTTTAAGACTAATTTCCACTTGCAGTCCTCTGGCAGGTTGATGTtgctaaaacaaataaaacagtcAACAACATACacatagataaaaaaaaaaacaatcaaataaAACAAGTCACCAACTACCAGCAGACCTGAAACTGTTTACCTGTAGATGCTCTTCTATGTCCTTGCGGTCATAAGTGATCCCGCTGGGTGTGATGCAGGGCTCCCTCATCAACTCAAAACTGATTTTCCCACAAAGATAATCTGGAATCTCTCGCTTCTGGAATCAGGAAAAGAGGAAACTCTAAACAATCAGGGTTTCTATACAATTAGATGATTTATTCTGGTCTAACAGGGTCCAGGTCATCAACAAGCTGCTGCTTAGCAACCACACTGATGTCACTTCCTCCTAAAAAGCCTCAACGATCATCCTAATACGATATTAAGCAAACACATAACAGATTGATACATCTTATTCTAATTTCAAGGCCAGTTCCATCCTCCCTTATACGACTACAACCTCAATATAAACAACCAGCTCTGGCAAGAAACTTGGCAAACAGCAAGTAACAGTCGTCATAGAAACAGCTTGCGCTAAAATTAAAACAACCATCTTATTTCATGCGATCTCATCTGTCAGTGAAGTTACTGAGgttgtataaaaataaaataaccgCAAAAGATAGACTTAAATAAAACAGATCTCAAGTCAGATCTGAAGAATCAAGTATATTTGCTGCTCTTATGCCAACTACAAaaatgggggaggggggggggggagacacacACTGTTTCTCTGTTAGATTATTTAAAGtatttaaatatgaattaaatgaaataaacaacaaaaaattaACAACTTGTCAACTCACTTTTCTTTTCTCGTCCACTTGGGAGAACAGCTCGTCCATGTCCATTAAATACTTGTCCTTAGCAGGTCACGTTTACATGTAATGAAAATGTCCCAAAATTAACATCAACGCATATTTTGGTCAGTAAAAAGTGTGAAAATCAGGGCAAAACCCAACGTGTTTTGATGAAATCTTTGCTGCATCTCCTCCGCTTTGATTGTCATCCTGTTTTTCTCTGTATTCTTCAAGTTCTCTATGAAAAATAGTAAACGCCACGTTATATCACTAAATCTAAACCACCTGGAGCACAGCGTGCCAGAATGTATTTCAGAAAAATCCCATCTGACCTCTCCTTCTCAGCCAGGATGAGTTTGGTCAGGTAGGCGTGCAGCTCGTTCTCCTGGTTGATGCGCTTCTCCTCGATGCTGTTCCAACGTTTTTTCTTGGCGATGCGTAACGCACTGGGGATGTCGTCTCCAAAGTTCAGCCTCTGCTCTTTTGCCAGGTTATACgctataaacaaataaataagtcaCATTAGTTAAAACTTGGAAGTTTGGAAAACGGTCAAAAAGAACATCTAAACAGTCTTTAAATCAATTTTCTATCAATTCCATGCTGCTGCAGAAGAGCTGGTGCTGTGGCTGCTTAACAATTTCCCAACGCTCTGAAATGGTAGGTTAGGTTGTAGTTAGAAGATAGAGATTTTGCACCTGCAGCTacacatgaccaagctttctctaTCATTATGACGCAGACTGGAGACACTGACTCAGTCCATCAGCACCCACCAGGTAACCAGCCTCTGATTGCTCTGGTTTGGCCTGTAAACTATACATTTATAATAGAAAGCATAAATCTGACCCTCGTGTTGTGTTATGGTTTTAGACTTATCCATGAGTTTTGAAgtcagccggtatccagcatgttttagttgtttccctgctccaacacatctgatttcactcagcaggtgattaacaggcttctgaagaccttgatgagctgctgattaagtgtgttggagcagggacacagctaaaacgtgctggataccggcactCCAGAACCAGGATTGGACTCCGCTgctttagtaaaaaaaaacaaataactgTTGCACATTGGGTTTAATGCTCTGTGTGATCTGCTTGTTTGAAGAACTTGTCTGGAGACTTGTCAGCAACATTCAAAGATATAAATGAGTAAAACACACGGACTGAACAGTGTGAGTCTGTCAGCCAGCAGCACTTAAACATCAGCTTTCTGGTATTTAAAATAGGCAGAAATTACTGGAGATTGTATTACAACATTTAAGGGTCATGTTGAACTGTGAAAAAAACGGACTTTTCTGAAATGTTACACAACAAGTCATTAATTTATCTACACAACATTGATGTAGACATGGAATAGAACTTTTAAAGATTGCTGAAGACAATGGGGACGAGAAAACAACTACATAAAAGGATGACAATACAAAAACTTCAATCTAAAAGGAATTATGAAAGAAAAATGAAGGAACTTGTGAGACGAACTTTTCCCCCCAAATGACGCAAAACTCAGCCATGTTTACATCCTCTTTAAGGACTTCCTCAAACCTTTCTGCAGGTTTCCAATAGCCTCGTCGTAGTTCTCCAGCTCCAGGTGACACTGACCCAGGAAGAAGTGTGCCTTAACGGACTGGCTGtccagctccagagcatgcttgcAGTCAGCCAGAGCCTTGTCATACTGCTGCAGCTTTACATGGCAGAGGGCCCTGTTGGTGTAGTATACAGCCACTGATGGATTACGGTTCTGTGGGACAAAATAAACCAGAAAGTGTGTTAATGAATTATCTGTAATCAGAAACATTTGTATTCTTCCAGCTTAGATGACTTAAGACTCAGACATCCTTAGTGCCACTCACAATAGCTTTGCTGTAGCAGGTTGCAGCCTCCTGGTACTTGCGGCAGAGGAACAGCCTGTTCCCCTGCTCCTTCAACTCCTGCGCGGTGGAACTCTTCTCCGGGCTGCCGGCCATCTTCTCCACCGGCTCCGCGGGGCCCGCCTCGCCCTGCTTCCCAATCCTGTTCCCCGTCTCTTCGGCTGGCCAGACGTCAGAGTTCAAAATGACCAGTCCGTCCTGGATCGCGCTCTACAGAGCAGACACCACAGGGTTTACTGCACTGCAGCTGCAATGCGCGTCTTTTAGGTGCAATGCTGCTCGATGCCACCCAAAAGGTTTGATTTGCTGACTGCGCGCACTGCCGCTGAAAAACACAGCTAGGTGCCTAGACTGAATTAACTATTCATATGACGGACATCGGCGTGGGCTGCAATCTGCAATGAGCACCGCTTTGAGTATTAAGTCAGGGTAACTTTACACCAGAGGTAGCCGAAAGGTGACGACCGACACCTCCAAACAGATCACTCGCTTGCGCAGGAACAGTTGGAGGCTAGCTGCTGTGGAAGAAAATGTTCTCAGACGAAAAAATTCACAACTTTAGTGAGACCAGAGATCGCTGCTATGCCTAGTAAGCTAGGCTACGTGGTCGGTTTTCACCGGGGGTTGCTAAAGGATTCCGCTCATTCAGCTCTAGTTAAACTCACTGAATTCATCAAATGAACAATAAATGCCACGTTTGATCCCAAACTATTCTCAGCCGGACACTGTCGTTAATAATATAGTACACCAAGACCCGGCTAAGCGATAAGTAAAAAAATCTTTAGCTAATGCTAAAATTAGCCTGTTAGCCCAAAGCCTCCCCTGTTTCTGGTTTAAACTGAGTTCGTTGTTAAAGCCTACCGTTTCCAACTCTTACCTTTAATGATAAATCTTACATCCAGATGATTGTGACTTCATTTATTTTGATATACAGTCTTTAAGTATTGATTTTCCCCGTACGAGCTCTCATGACAAGTTGTTGTTATGCTGACGTAAAGGGCTTTTTTACGTTACTCCAACGGAAGCCGAAAGGACACAATTAGTGCGATGAAATAAAAAGCAAATAACTGAAACTATGTATCAGTTATTACCTCCTAATCTTTCAtttagaataaaacaaaaaatgttttatgTATAGAAAGACTTACCAACAATTTCATTTGTTTGTGAAATGCAGTAAATAACGTTTAGTATTTTGAGTATACtttattttattaaataattGTCTTAATTATTATTTTGTAGCTATTTAAACACCATTTTTAAGTATCATTTATTTTTGTACATTTACGTGTTAATACGTAACATTTAGACAAATTTATTAAGATGGCATGTGAGTTATTTAGTCATTATTTTTTATCACATGTAGACATAGATTCAAGctattcaaaagtattagtaattCCAAAACACATTTTACATATTCATACATAATAGGTTTTGAGGTCAACTATTAATTGACAATAAAGGTAAAAAAACGTGTGCATCTACTGTTGTACTGAacatctttttatattttttaattatcTTTATTTACTAATTTAGCATTAAATCAAATAGTTATGTACAAATCCTAATGCAGTGGTTTCAAATTCATATTCAGGTAGGATGCTATGTCAGAGTGTCAGAAAATGCAATAATCCTACCAAAATAAAATGTGGATTACATTCATATACCCTTTGATGGCAACTTTGTACAAATCTGTTAAAACGTGGATCATTTATCAACATTCCTTTCAGGATTCTCCTGGCATGTTGATCAATGATGAATGATCAAACAGACTCACATATTCTTGTTATGAAATGATATCCAGGATCTTTGTTTGCTGCTGTTATTTTGGTAgacttgtttttttgttttgtttacataTTTAAGTCGAAGCCAACATTCTCTTTGTGGATTTCAAAGTTTAACttaaactttatttaaattagagtctgtgtgtcaaattaaaatttttatTATCTTATAATACCATAAAGCAaagcaaagcacacacacacacacacacacacacacacacacacacacacacacacacacacacacacacacacacacacacacacacacacacacacacacacacacacaaattactttttttttaatcacGGCTTGTCCTACTTTGATCTGAAGCTTCACCAGCAGAGGGCGCTCTGTGCTGCAAAATTACTTGAACATCAAAATTGAAAACGTCTAACTGTGTAGAGACCTGCAACAGCAGAGAAGGACAACAGGTCTCTATTAACTTATTTCATGGATGCCAAGATCTTTTGAGGCTTCAGTGATGTAAACTTTTGAATAATTAAATCAAAATATTAAGATTGGTCCTAATATTCACAAACGCACCTCTAACCCTTTGCCAAAGTAGTAGAAGTCTGTTAGAAACAGGTCATCACTTTGTTCAGTCGTGGATGACATCTTCAGGGAGGGGTTGGGTAATGTTCAAGACTTTATCATAAAGTATCTCAGAGACATCCCACCCACAGGGAGACCTACAGACGACCTTTATAACTAAGATCTTTCAAGTTTAGCAACAGAGAAACTAGCAagacaatgattttggacagggtCACTTTCATCCCAGCCTGTGTGAAGATTAGGACACATCCCCAGAGCAAACACACATATAGATGTGTTAAAGAGGGGGGGTCCAACTGAGCTGCAGACCTAGCAGCAGTGAGTGTCCCCAGCTGTGTTTACCGATCTCCACCAGCTTGGTGTGTTGATCCTCCAGAACACCCACCAGCTCAACTAATCTGTAAGTCTGAGGAATGCTAAAGCCTTCTGTGGCATCTATAGGGTGGGTGCAATATAAAACACATATTAAGCTGCTAGGATAAACAGTCCTTTTAAGGATGATGGGAAAATTGTTTCATGCAAATTATCACCTTAGCAGAGGACTCTTTGGGATGCTTGCACATCTCTGGCATGTTTTTCATTTGGTTTAGTTCAATTGTTTTGTGTTTCATTAGTGATCAGAAACACAAGATGCTGcactttcctgaaaatgtatggaTCGAAGAATTCAAATAGTGGACTGAAAGTTTATGTTCCGCAACATTGGAGGAACTTTTTATTAGaacagaat
This Nothobranchius furzeri strain GRZ-AD chromosome 16, NfurGRZ-RIMD1, whole genome shotgun sequence DNA region includes the following protein-coding sequences:
- the stub1 gene encoding E3 ubiquitin-protein ligase CHIP isoform X1, yielding MAGSPEKSSTAQELKEQGNRLFLCRKYQEAATCYSKAINRNPSVAVYYTNRALCHVKLQQYDKALADCKHALELDSQSVKAHFFLGQCHLELENYDEAIGNLQKAYNLAKEQRLNFGDDIPSALRIAKKKRWNSIEEKRINQENELHAYLTKLILAEKERELEEYREKQDDNQSGGDAAKISSKHDKYLMDMDELFSQVDEKRKKREIPDYLCGKISFELMREPCITPSGITYDRKDIEEHLQRVGHFDPVTRSPLTQDQLIPNLAMKEVIDAFIQENGWVEDY
- the stub1 gene encoding E3 ubiquitin-protein ligase CHIP isoform X2; this encodes MAGSPEKSSTAQELKEQGNRLFLCRKYQEAATCYSKAINRNPSVAVYYTNRALCHVKLQQYDKALADCKHALELDSQSVKAHFFLAYNLAKEQRLNFGDDIPSALRIAKKKRWNSIEEKRINQENELHAYLTKLILAEKERELEEYREKQDDNQSGGDAAKISSKHDKYLMDMDELFSQVDEKRKKREIPDYLCGKISFELMREPCITPSGITYDRKDIEEHLQRVGHFDPVTRSPLTQDQLIPNLAMKEVIDAFIQENGWVEDY